GAGTGGCAGACCTCGTTGCTGGCAGAGGTCGCGCGCGATCGTGGCGGTGACGAGGTCGAGGATCTGGTCGGTCTCGCCGGCCAGGTGCTGCCGCTGGTCGAATCGCTGCAGGACTACGTGTGGCGGCGCCACCTGGTCAGTGCGGCCCGCCGGATGCTCACCGTCGCCGACTCGACCGCGGTGCCGCTGGCGGTCGGCTTCGTCGACATCGTCGGCTACACCGCACGGTCCAAACGGCTCAGCGACAAGGAGCTCGTCGACTGGGTCGAGGAGTTCGAGGACACCTGCTCCGGTGTCGTCGTCGAGAACGGCGGCCGGATCATCAAATACCTCGGCGACGGAGTGTTCTTCACCTTCGAGGACGTCGAGGCGGCCGCCCGGACCGCGCTCGAGCTGGCCGCGCTCGGCGACGACGACGAGAACGCGTTCCCGAACGTCAGAGCTGGGATCGCGTTCGGAGACGTCGTGCTCCGGCTCGGCGACGCCTTCGGCCCGACGGTCAACATCGCCGCCCGCCTCACGACCCTCGCCCGCCCCTCGTCGGTGGTGATCGACCAGAGCTCCGCCACCGTGCTCGACGGGCTCGAGGGCTTCGAGACCCAGAAGATGCGGCGGGCCAGCGTCAAGGGCTACTCGCGCCTGCACGCCTTCCGTCTGCGGGCCGCGAAGTCCGACTGACCCCGTGGGGCCTCCAGCCCGGATCGCACCCGATCGAACCCGATCGAACCCGATCGAACCCGGCCAGAATGGTCGGGCGCCGACCGGCAGCCACCGGCGAGGCTTGATGGCGAAAGGAGGACCACATGATCGGCACGCTCAACACCCTGGTCGAGCTCGTCGAGACCGAGCTGACCGGTGAGGTCGACGTGGCCCGGCTCGCTCGCGAGCACGGCACCACCGAGTATCACCTGCGCCGGATGTTCTCGGCCCTGGCCGGGATGCCGCTCTCGGAATACCTGCGCCGCCGCCGGATGACCCTGGCCGCGGCCGACCTGGTGGCCGGTGCGCCCGACCTCCTCGAGGTCGCGGTGCGCTACGGCTACGGCTCGACCGAGGCGTTCGGGCGCGCGTTCCGTGCCGTGCACGGAACGGCTCCCGCCGACGTACGCCGCTCGGGTGGTCCGCTACGCACACAACCCACGCTCAGGTTCCGTCTGAGCGTCGAAGGGAGCGTCCCGATGGACGTCACCATCAACGACATGCCCGAGCTCAGGCTGGTCGGCCACGCCGCGAAGGTGCCGCTGATCTACGAGGGCACCAACCCGCACATCCAGGCTCACGTCGCCTCGATCGCACCCGAGGAGCACCAGCGGCTCAAGGCGCT
The sequence above is drawn from the Nocardioides albertanoniae genome and encodes:
- a CDS encoding adenylate/guanylate cyclase domain-containing protein → MDVAEDLWHHLGFPHTGEDEVAFTDADVEALRMTEELVRLGVLSEDRRAALVRTWGRSYARLAEWQTSLLAEVARDRGGDEVEDLVGLAGQVLPLVESLQDYVWRRHLVSAARRMLTVADSTAVPLAVGFVDIVGYTARSKRLSDKELVDWVEEFEDTCSGVVVENGGRIIKYLGDGVFFTFEDVEAAARTALELAALGDDDENAFPNVRAGIAFGDVVLRLGDAFGPTVNIAARLTTLARPSSVVIDQSSATVLDGLEGFETQKMRRASVKGYSRLHAFRLRAAKSD
- a CDS encoding AraC family transcriptional regulator — translated: MIGTLNTLVELVETELTGEVDVARLAREHGTTEYHLRRMFSALAGMPLSEYLRRRRMTLAAADLVAGAPDLLEVAVRYGYGSTEAFGRAFRAVHGTAPADVRRSGGPLRTQPTLRFRLSVEGSVPMDVTINDMPELRLVGHAAKVPLIYEGTNPHIQAHVASIAPEEHQRLKALNDTDPRGILAVTADQEPDAVEGSMLTYLHGVAVSSTVEVGDLDTITVPAGSWAVFASRGPHPEALQKLWAATATDWFPSNPWRLRPGPSVLRYLELTETYASCELWMPVEQ